In the Apis mellifera strain DH4 linkage group LG13, Amel_HAv3.1, whole genome shotgun sequence genome, CTCGTTGCGCCGCCTTCGGCCCTTCTTCGACCACGCTATCAACGGCGGCCACGATTCCCTCGTGGCTTATATTTCATGCAGATTTTTTTCGGTTTTAAGGGGGAAATATTCGTGGGGAGCTCGTGGCACGCTCGAACTCGTGATTCGTGCcaaatgtgtaaaaaaaagaacgtatcGAAGAGGGGAGGAGTAGGATGAGAGGGAGAAGAAGTGAAGATTTGAAAAGATttgatatcgatcgatatccgATTTGCTTAGTATAATGAgtaattaagagaaaaattaaggaCGCATcagaatcgaaattgaattgtatttaattgatGAACTATTTAAGAACTTAATGTTTGGATCGAAGTTCGTCGAAGAATTAGGCCTTCTCAATAATGATGGCGATTAGTTAACGcgattagaaaaagaagaaaaattagatttcattGCTAGTGTGTAGATATGTGGATCATTTTTCTCACAGAATATGTACgtgatatcaattttatgaGTCATCGAGACCGATAtcccttttctatttttatctcctCGATGGCTAatcgatttcaaaattgaagaataataattttaaaactattcaaTTCCCCCAAACTCGATCCAAATTCCCCTATTTCTCATACACATCTATTTCTCATTACATCTATATTAAGAACGCATTTGGAAGGCCTCCAGGTCAAATCAATCcgttattactttttaattcatctcaaacaaaaagaaaaacccaTTAGAAAGACACGACCCAGTTGATACAAacgaaaaatccaaaaaaaaaaacctacgTCACGCTCTATTTATACCCCCAATTACAACTTTCCAGCCGTCAGACGTCTAATAATTGCCTCCCAATCGACAAGAAGTTTACGTTTAAAGCTCGCAAGAAGCACAATCAAGCGTGTGATCGACTCAAACGAGGGGTAGTTCCGGCGATGTAAACGTCGATTGTTTCAACCGCCATTCCTCCGATTTAAAGGACGCTCTTTTTAATTACTACGGCACGGAGTGTCGCCGGGGAGACTTGCGCGTACGTGGCCGCCTCGGCCACGGAGGAAATCAATAATCAACCGACATCCAGGGATTCGCTTGGAACCGCAGTCACAACAGAATGCGCAACAGTTGCGTGTGCACGATAAAGAGAGAGGGATAattggtttcgaaagtttggtaaaaaaaaagaaaagaaagaaagaaagaaagaaagaaacgtaggAGGAGACGGACGAAATGAACGTGGAGAAATTGGCCGGGACATCGCAGAACGGAACATGGAGCACGGAACAACAACGGGCGAGGAACGGGGAAATGTGAACACGCCTTCCATCGAGATGTCCGAGAGACGGATCTCAATGGGCATCAATGTCAGCATTCTGGTGATACTGGCCATATTCGGTGTATTGCTCTCGTTGCCGTTGAGATTACTGTTGAACACGAATTACTACAGCCGGGACGAGATCGTTGCAGCGGGTAACGAGACAAGCGTACAAGCGACGGGGAACTCGAccgtcgaggaggaggaggagataatTCCGATTCCATTTGATCACAAAAGGTTGAAACGTTGCCCGAGGTTCGAGTACGAGAACACGTTGaagtatattttcaaaagtgaTTACGATGGGAATTGCACTTACGACACGGGAACCAGTTTCGCGACGATTGGGAATGATACGGtggaggagagggaaggagggaaggagaagggggagaaggaggaggaagaggaggagaaggagggaagTTTGAAGGAGGACGgtaacgaaggaaggaaggaagacaCGGGTACGAGGATTTTGAGGGAGATTGGCAAGAGTGATAATAAGACGGATAAAGTGGAGGAAAGTGGGGAGGATCGTCGATCGAAATCGGTCCTGGTCGCCGGACACATTCTCGTGACGATGCTTCTCATTTCAGCAATAGCTGCTCTCGTTGAAGTGTTGAGAATACGTTTCGCTAGAGACAAGGTATTACAGCGGAAACCGCACTAGTTTATCTTGTAAATTTGATCTGATCTGAGgctaatgtatatgtatgctATTGATCCTTATGATACatatttaacgatttttaacgattatataatgtctatattattattattttcgtggTTGCAAATCCAATCAGTGTAGATACGTTACAGGTACATTTAAGAGGCAGAGATAGAGATGATCGTTTAACCAAACATTCGAAATGAatgttctttgaaaaatatgtatatctagTAGAGTatcgatttaaagaaaaaaataaataagtaaataaaagacATCGatgaaagtataaaatagtaaatgtGGGATGTAGAATTTCTTGGATATTGCAACTGCAATATCTGTGTATCtagattcgataataatacaGAGAATCTTAATTGATTaaggtatttaaaaaaaaaaaaaaaaaaaaaaaaagaaatatcatagaatagaaaatttctagACGTAGAAgtgcaattaatataaattcttagtATCGCAAATTAGATGCTATGCAAGTATTAGTatagttatatgtatatagacaCGTAAtgtcgtatatataatttaatgttaatgagTAGaaccaatatttttgtaaaaaaaaaaaaaaaaaaaaaaaaaagataagtgGAATGCAACGAAACGTTACACTGATTGATTTCACGCGCTCACTAAAATGTATCTTCCCATTCCATGTtgccaaaatatataaaaaaaaaaatattaaaaaaaataaataaataaaaataaaaaagaaaaatacgacaCGAGTATAcgaacatgtatatatatgtttaaaaaacgCATAAGGACTCGTCTAAGGCAGGTAGTATCAGCTCAAGAAAAACGTCCACGATCGAGCTTCCCATTCAGAGGCGATTCCTACCGAGGTATCCAATGAAGAGTACGAAGTCTTTCGAAATGCATCGATCCGCTTTTCGCCTATTAGGTATACAATATAATCGAGCATTGTTAATGTTAATCGTTTAGCAATAATCAGTTTAATCTAAATCGAATCGTAGGTGCAAGACCACCGCCTCTTATTCGTCGTTCTTCGTTCCCAATCCAGCAATCTAAGCAAAGCTCTGGTTCCATCAGTGGTACAccgaataatcgaatatcgaGACGCCAATCGGCTGAATCTGACGAAGAAATCGGAGTCCTTATTAACGCTCTTCACCATCGCACACGCCTCATTCGACGGCATTAaaggtaatttaattaacaacgcgttgaaaatatgaaaaaatattggagagtaaatatttatattgaattctaATTCTCTTAacgtttaagaaaaattttttttttgttaaatttaaaaagaaattgaaaaattgaaatatttttatggtaatgaatgatatataacgaatataaaattaaatatattgtttgtaaatatgtttatacatTTTGGTGGTTTTAGGATGTAGTAATTTTTGTACCATGAAGattaatgatagaaataaaatataaatagaataattaaaaaaaatagtaaaataaaatttgaattatgaaCATTAAGGGGTTAAactaaaattgatattgatttcttctgataaagagattttaaatataaaaattaacaacttACATTAATCTtaggataatttaattttaagcaaaatttgaatttaaaaaatttaataatttaacgtaaaagtataaaaatctaaaatttaaaatacaatagtaTTCTAATTTTACTTCTTACTTTCTTTTCAGTAAGATCAATCAAttgaattctttgaaaattcattcgcATTAACAATAACAGGGTACACGTCTTAGACTGAATGGTAGGTtttcaaatatgttttttttataaaaagatttttgtaaaataacttgaaattattttgttaggTCTTACATATTGCACAACGACTCACGTTCacgaattcttaaaaaaattcttattgctTCGTGAATCCATCACTCAACAGGACTTCCAATATAAAAATCGTTGTATCTtcctatattttacaattttgacaTCCAATACAAATTTCGCATTTACAAAGAACCTAAAACTTTCCTTTTGCTGCTAGGACAGGCAACAAATCTGCTTACTACCGTTTTCCATCAttgttctttatatttttgttctttataaggtaatttttacattatttttattttgatattattaacatgttatgtttaaaaataaacatttgaaatttctttttaattaaaaataaaacagt is a window encoding:
- the LOC100577092 gene encoding uncharacterized protein LOC100577092, with the translated sequence MEHGTTTGEERGNVNTPSIEMSERRISMGINVSILVILAIFGVLLSLPLRLLLNTNYYSRDEIVAAGNETSVQATGNSTVEEEEEIIPIPFDHKRLKRCPRFEYENTLKYIFKSDYDGNCTYDTGTSFATIGNDTVEEREGGKEKGEKEEEEEEKEGSLKEDGNEGRKEDTGTRILREIGKSDNKTDKVEESGEDRRSKSVLVAGHILVTMLLISAIAALVEVLRIRFARDKDSSKAGSISSRKTSTIELPIQRRFLPRYPMKSTKSFEMHRSAFRLLGARPPPLIRRSSFPIQQSKQSSGSISGTPNNRISRRQSAESDEEIGVLINALHHRTRLIRRH